A region from the Linepithema humile isolate Giens D197 chromosome 1, Lhum_UNIL_v1.0, whole genome shotgun sequence genome encodes:
- the LOC105674202 gene encoding uncharacterized protein isoform X3, protein MLPESKFPVTGGTMQTEEVVPRAQSIGIDSGLRTDGAGLQHHLHHSAHLRCPLPPLIHMAVKQEPQEEEERSRDANTLSRGRRKSRWKLKFHHQALPPEYLDHYEASLAQENLNSSPPPRVIEPAAPSPAPTSSTSTPSPIADVHGWLQRIAAMQQELCPQVASPQCPTTLAHNPVANARRSVITSASSQAYSTLYPNHNHGQQTQSQTSGRPPMKYSDLPYMGEITLDNSKPRRGRKPKKADICHLIYKNYGTILPGTPGHEEKRLSPRDKQDPRDRVSPQAPFQRTDVQNRISSLLEKRLTQETRRSLALSENSREQDEPLNLCIRDLNQLKIRLLRKHGNVYESGQVKSETSSDGEEVECLGTGLLSEPINYSDPAAHRSNNNLVNHNNNNNNNVIDPMVGQNSGFVYWPNAGVFIHPMALQSQLLYYQKVAQGDKCSPRPTDQPPREQKIVPKSIYNSMMETKSAPQALSTSQTTTPASSSAPPSPRPKRNAPVSQQQGQQPTKRKRSAIFIPPMPTENNNNPATEVSICKFKFTGGAKPSLQEKKSLSVDSGGNFRYYSGTGDKSMRGYEFFPREALQQPASQSGATSAAGAFLSAAGERIQPATCQRSPAGQDDGRRKRKTRKSLQREKLEQTFKEKGFLIQTQQLESAEGATYCKFRQLRKFTRYLFRSWKDYLPGNVRELSVGGGGVAAIDGDAVDVDVDGDAALVHSPLHRGSLLDAPNTFVEDHRTLPLT, encoded by the exons ATGTTGCCGGAAAGCAAGTTTCCCGTCACAG GGGGCACTATGCAGACCGAGGAAGTCGTGCCGCGTGCACAGTCTATTGGCATAGACAGTGGTCTTCGCACCGACGGCGCTGGTCTGCAGCATCATTTGCATCACTCGGCGCACTTACGCTGCCCGTTACCGCCTCTGATCCACATGGCCGTCAAGCAGGAGCCGCAGGAGGAGGAAGAACGAAGTCGCGACGCGAACACGCTGAG TCGCGGTCGCAGGAAGTCGCGATGGAAGCTGAAATTTCATCACCAAGCGCTACCGCCGGAGTACTTGGACCACTACGAGGCGTCGCTGGCGCAGGAGAATCTCAactcgtcgccgccgccgcgcgtGATCGAACCGGCGGCGCCAAGCCCGGCGCCGACGAGCTCGACGTCCACCCCGAGCCCCATCGCCGACGTCCACGGCTGGCTGCAGCGGATCGCGGCGATGCAGCAGGAGCTCTGTCCGCAAGTCGCGTCGCCGCAGTGCCCGACGACGCTCGCTCACAATCCGGTCGCCAACGCCCGGAGATCCGTCATCACGTCGGCGTCCTCGCAGGCTTACAGCACACTCTACCCTAATCATAATCACGGCCAGCAGACGCAGTCGCAAACGTCCGGCAGACCGCCGATGAAGTACTCGGATCTGCCCTACATGGGCGAGATCACTCTGGACAACAGCAAGCCCAGACGCGGCCGGAAGCCGAAGAAGGCCGACATTTGCCACCTGATCTACAAGAATTACGGCACGATACTGCCGGGCACGCCGGGTCACGAGGAGAAGAGGCTGTCGCCGCGGGACAAGCAGGACCCGCGGGACCGCGTGTCGCCGCAAGCGCCCTTTCAGCGCACGGACGTTCAGAACCGGATCAGCAGTCTCTTGGAGAAGCGGCTGACTCAGGAGACCCGGCGCAGCCTCGCGCTGTCCGAGAACTCGCGCGAGCAGGACGAACCGCTGAATCTCTGCATCAGGGATCTGAATCAGCTGAAGATTCGACTGTTGCGGAAACACGGGAACGTCTACGAGTCCGGCCAGGTGAAGAGCGAGACGTCGAGCGACGGCGAGGAGGTGGAGTGCCTTGGCACCGGCCTCCTGTCCGAGCCGATCAACTACTCGGATCCGGCGGCTCATCGATCGAACAATAATCTCGTCAAtcacaacaacaacaacaacaacaacgtGATCGATCCGATGGTCGGCCAGAACTCCGGCTTCGTGTACTGGCCGAACGCCGGCGTGTTCATCCATCCGATGGCGTTGCAGTCTCAGCTGTTGTATTATCAGAAGGTCGCCCAGGGTGACAAGTGCTCGCCGCGGCCGACGGATCAGCCGCCGAGGGAGCAGAAAATCGTGCCCAAGTCGATATATAACTCGATGATGGAGACGAAGAGCGCGCCGCAGGCGCTGTCCACGTCGCAGACGACGACGCCGGCGTCGAGCAGCGCGCCGCCGTCGCCCAGGCCGAAGAGGAACGCGCCGGTGAGTCAGCAGCAGGGTCAGCAGCCGACCAAGCGGAAACGCTCCGCTATCTTCATACCGCCGATGCCGACGGAGAACAATAACAATCCGGCGACGGAGGTGAGCATATGCAAGTTCAAGTTCACCGGCGGCGCCAAGCCCAGTCTGCAGGAGAAGAAGAGCCTGTCCGTTGACTCGGGCGGCAATTTCCGCTACTACAGCGGCACCGGCGACAAAAGCATGCGCGGTTACGAGTTCTTCCCGCGGGAGGCCCTCCAGCAGCCGGCGAGTCAATCCGGAGCCACTTCCGCCGCCGGGGCTTTTCTCAGCGCCGCCGGCGAGAGGATCCAGCCGGCGACGTGCCAGAGGAGTCCAGCCGGCCAGGACGACGGCCGGCGAAAGAGGAAAACCAGGAAGTCGCTGCAGCGCGAGAAGCTGGAGCAGACGTTCAAGGAGAAGGGCTTCCTCATACAGACGCAGCAGCTGGAGTCCGCGGAGGGGGCCACTTACTGCAAGTTTCGGCAGCTCAGGAAGTTCACCAGATACCTGTTCAGGAGCTGGAAGGACTATCTGCCCGGTAACGTGCGCGAACTGagcgtcggcggcggcggcgtcgccGCGATAGACGGCGACGcggtcgacgtcgacgtcgacggcGACGCCGCTCTCGTTCATTCTCCGCTTCATCGCGGCAGTCTGCTGGACGCGCCGAACACCTTCGTGGAGGATCATCGAACTTTGCCCCTCACGTGA
- the LOC105674202 gene encoding uncharacterized protein isoform X1 — MLPESKFPVTGGTMQTEEVVPRAQSIGIDSGLRTDGAGLQHHLHHSAHLRCPLPPLIHMAVKQEPQEEEERSRDANTLSPQADAGNAAGTVDGKHAQQIDHHQNQGLDENPALAAPDSGNRGRPSRGRRKSRWKLKFHHQALPPEYLDHYEASLAQENLNSSPPPRVIEPAAPSPAPTSSTSTPSPIADVHGWLQRIAAMQQELCPQVASPQCPTTLAHNPVANARRSVITSASSQAYSTLYPNHNHGQQTQSQTSGRPPMKYSDLPYMGEITLDNSKPRRGRKPKKADICHLIYKNYGTILPGTPGHEEKRLSPRDKQDPRDRVSPQAPFQRTDVQNRISSLLEKRLTQETRRSLALSENSREQDEPLNLCIRDLNQLKIRLLRKHGNVYESGQVKSETSSDGEEVECLGTGLLSEPINYSDPAAHRSNNNLVNHNNNNNNNVIDPMVGQNSGFVYWPNAGVFIHPMALQSQLLYYQKVAQGDKCSPRPTDQPPREQKIVPKSIYNSMMETKSAPQALSTSQTTTPASSSAPPSPRPKRNAPVSQQQGQQPTKRKRSAIFIPPMPTENNNNPATEVSICKFKFTGGAKPSLQEKKSLSVDSGGNFRYYSGTGDKSMRGYEFFPREALQQPASQSGATSAAGAFLSAAGERIQPATCQRSPAGQDDGRRKRKTRKSLQREKLEQTFKEKGFLIQTQQLESAEGATYCKFRQLRKFTRYLFRSWKDYLPGNVRELSVGGGGVAAIDGDAVDVDVDGDAALVHSPLHRGSLLDAPNTFVEDHRTLPLT; from the exons ATGTTGCCGGAAAGCAAGTTTCCCGTCACAG GGGGCACTATGCAGACCGAGGAAGTCGTGCCGCGTGCACAGTCTATTGGCATAGACAGTGGTCTTCGCACCGACGGCGCTGGTCTGCAGCATCATTTGCATCACTCGGCGCACTTACGCTGCCCGTTACCGCCTCTGATCCACATGGCCGTCAAGCAGGAGCCGCAGGAGGAGGAAGAACGAAGTCGCGACGCGAACACGCTGAG CCCGCAAGCGGACGCAGGCAACGCCGCGGGCACGGTGGACGGCAAGCATGCACAGCAAATCGATCATCATCAGAATCAAGGATTGGATGAAAATCCGGCGCTAGCTGCTCCGGATTCTGGCAACCGCGGGCGACCCAG TCGCGGTCGCAGGAAGTCGCGATGGAAGCTGAAATTTCATCACCAAGCGCTACCGCCGGAGTACTTGGACCACTACGAGGCGTCGCTGGCGCAGGAGAATCTCAactcgtcgccgccgccgcgcgtGATCGAACCGGCGGCGCCAAGCCCGGCGCCGACGAGCTCGACGTCCACCCCGAGCCCCATCGCCGACGTCCACGGCTGGCTGCAGCGGATCGCGGCGATGCAGCAGGAGCTCTGTCCGCAAGTCGCGTCGCCGCAGTGCCCGACGACGCTCGCTCACAATCCGGTCGCCAACGCCCGGAGATCCGTCATCACGTCGGCGTCCTCGCAGGCTTACAGCACACTCTACCCTAATCATAATCACGGCCAGCAGACGCAGTCGCAAACGTCCGGCAGACCGCCGATGAAGTACTCGGATCTGCCCTACATGGGCGAGATCACTCTGGACAACAGCAAGCCCAGACGCGGCCGGAAGCCGAAGAAGGCCGACATTTGCCACCTGATCTACAAGAATTACGGCACGATACTGCCGGGCACGCCGGGTCACGAGGAGAAGAGGCTGTCGCCGCGGGACAAGCAGGACCCGCGGGACCGCGTGTCGCCGCAAGCGCCCTTTCAGCGCACGGACGTTCAGAACCGGATCAGCAGTCTCTTGGAGAAGCGGCTGACTCAGGAGACCCGGCGCAGCCTCGCGCTGTCCGAGAACTCGCGCGAGCAGGACGAACCGCTGAATCTCTGCATCAGGGATCTGAATCAGCTGAAGATTCGACTGTTGCGGAAACACGGGAACGTCTACGAGTCCGGCCAGGTGAAGAGCGAGACGTCGAGCGACGGCGAGGAGGTGGAGTGCCTTGGCACCGGCCTCCTGTCCGAGCCGATCAACTACTCGGATCCGGCGGCTCATCGATCGAACAATAATCTCGTCAAtcacaacaacaacaacaacaacaacgtGATCGATCCGATGGTCGGCCAGAACTCCGGCTTCGTGTACTGGCCGAACGCCGGCGTGTTCATCCATCCGATGGCGTTGCAGTCTCAGCTGTTGTATTATCAGAAGGTCGCCCAGGGTGACAAGTGCTCGCCGCGGCCGACGGATCAGCCGCCGAGGGAGCAGAAAATCGTGCCCAAGTCGATATATAACTCGATGATGGAGACGAAGAGCGCGCCGCAGGCGCTGTCCACGTCGCAGACGACGACGCCGGCGTCGAGCAGCGCGCCGCCGTCGCCCAGGCCGAAGAGGAACGCGCCGGTGAGTCAGCAGCAGGGTCAGCAGCCGACCAAGCGGAAACGCTCCGCTATCTTCATACCGCCGATGCCGACGGAGAACAATAACAATCCGGCGACGGAGGTGAGCATATGCAAGTTCAAGTTCACCGGCGGCGCCAAGCCCAGTCTGCAGGAGAAGAAGAGCCTGTCCGTTGACTCGGGCGGCAATTTCCGCTACTACAGCGGCACCGGCGACAAAAGCATGCGCGGTTACGAGTTCTTCCCGCGGGAGGCCCTCCAGCAGCCGGCGAGTCAATCCGGAGCCACTTCCGCCGCCGGGGCTTTTCTCAGCGCCGCCGGCGAGAGGATCCAGCCGGCGACGTGCCAGAGGAGTCCAGCCGGCCAGGACGACGGCCGGCGAAAGAGGAAAACCAGGAAGTCGCTGCAGCGCGAGAAGCTGGAGCAGACGTTCAAGGAGAAGGGCTTCCTCATACAGACGCAGCAGCTGGAGTCCGCGGAGGGGGCCACTTACTGCAAGTTTCGGCAGCTCAGGAAGTTCACCAGATACCTGTTCAGGAGCTGGAAGGACTATCTGCCCGGTAACGTGCGCGAACTGagcgtcggcggcggcggcgtcgccGCGATAGACGGCGACGcggtcgacgtcgacgtcgacggcGACGCCGCTCTCGTTCATTCTCCGCTTCATCGCGGCAGTCTGCTGGACGCGCCGAACACCTTCGTGGAGGATCATCGAACTTTGCCCCTCACGTGA
- the LOC105674202 gene encoding uncharacterized protein isoform X2 has product MQTEEVVPRAQSIGIDSGLRTDGAGLQHHLHHSAHLRCPLPPLIHMAVKQEPQEEEERSRDANTLSPQADAGNAAGTVDGKHAQQIDHHQNQGLDENPALAAPDSGNRGRPSRGRRKSRWKLKFHHQALPPEYLDHYEASLAQENLNSSPPPRVIEPAAPSPAPTSSTSTPSPIADVHGWLQRIAAMQQELCPQVASPQCPTTLAHNPVANARRSVITSASSQAYSTLYPNHNHGQQTQSQTSGRPPMKYSDLPYMGEITLDNSKPRRGRKPKKADICHLIYKNYGTILPGTPGHEEKRLSPRDKQDPRDRVSPQAPFQRTDVQNRISSLLEKRLTQETRRSLALSENSREQDEPLNLCIRDLNQLKIRLLRKHGNVYESGQVKSETSSDGEEVECLGTGLLSEPINYSDPAAHRSNNNLVNHNNNNNNNVIDPMVGQNSGFVYWPNAGVFIHPMALQSQLLYYQKVAQGDKCSPRPTDQPPREQKIVPKSIYNSMMETKSAPQALSTSQTTTPASSSAPPSPRPKRNAPVSQQQGQQPTKRKRSAIFIPPMPTENNNNPATEVSICKFKFTGGAKPSLQEKKSLSVDSGGNFRYYSGTGDKSMRGYEFFPREALQQPASQSGATSAAGAFLSAAGERIQPATCQRSPAGQDDGRRKRKTRKSLQREKLEQTFKEKGFLIQTQQLESAEGATYCKFRQLRKFTRYLFRSWKDYLPGNVRELSVGGGGVAAIDGDAVDVDVDGDAALVHSPLHRGSLLDAPNTFVEDHRTLPLT; this is encoded by the exons ATGCAGACCGAGGAAGTCGTGCCGCGTGCACAGTCTATTGGCATAGACAGTGGTCTTCGCACCGACGGCGCTGGTCTGCAGCATCATTTGCATCACTCGGCGCACTTACGCTGCCCGTTACCGCCTCTGATCCACATGGCCGTCAAGCAGGAGCCGCAGGAGGAGGAAGAACGAAGTCGCGACGCGAACACGCTGAG CCCGCAAGCGGACGCAGGCAACGCCGCGGGCACGGTGGACGGCAAGCATGCACAGCAAATCGATCATCATCAGAATCAAGGATTGGATGAAAATCCGGCGCTAGCTGCTCCGGATTCTGGCAACCGCGGGCGACCCAG TCGCGGTCGCAGGAAGTCGCGATGGAAGCTGAAATTTCATCACCAAGCGCTACCGCCGGAGTACTTGGACCACTACGAGGCGTCGCTGGCGCAGGAGAATCTCAactcgtcgccgccgccgcgcgtGATCGAACCGGCGGCGCCAAGCCCGGCGCCGACGAGCTCGACGTCCACCCCGAGCCCCATCGCCGACGTCCACGGCTGGCTGCAGCGGATCGCGGCGATGCAGCAGGAGCTCTGTCCGCAAGTCGCGTCGCCGCAGTGCCCGACGACGCTCGCTCACAATCCGGTCGCCAACGCCCGGAGATCCGTCATCACGTCGGCGTCCTCGCAGGCTTACAGCACACTCTACCCTAATCATAATCACGGCCAGCAGACGCAGTCGCAAACGTCCGGCAGACCGCCGATGAAGTACTCGGATCTGCCCTACATGGGCGAGATCACTCTGGACAACAGCAAGCCCAGACGCGGCCGGAAGCCGAAGAAGGCCGACATTTGCCACCTGATCTACAAGAATTACGGCACGATACTGCCGGGCACGCCGGGTCACGAGGAGAAGAGGCTGTCGCCGCGGGACAAGCAGGACCCGCGGGACCGCGTGTCGCCGCAAGCGCCCTTTCAGCGCACGGACGTTCAGAACCGGATCAGCAGTCTCTTGGAGAAGCGGCTGACTCAGGAGACCCGGCGCAGCCTCGCGCTGTCCGAGAACTCGCGCGAGCAGGACGAACCGCTGAATCTCTGCATCAGGGATCTGAATCAGCTGAAGATTCGACTGTTGCGGAAACACGGGAACGTCTACGAGTCCGGCCAGGTGAAGAGCGAGACGTCGAGCGACGGCGAGGAGGTGGAGTGCCTTGGCACCGGCCTCCTGTCCGAGCCGATCAACTACTCGGATCCGGCGGCTCATCGATCGAACAATAATCTCGTCAAtcacaacaacaacaacaacaacaacgtGATCGATCCGATGGTCGGCCAGAACTCCGGCTTCGTGTACTGGCCGAACGCCGGCGTGTTCATCCATCCGATGGCGTTGCAGTCTCAGCTGTTGTATTATCAGAAGGTCGCCCAGGGTGACAAGTGCTCGCCGCGGCCGACGGATCAGCCGCCGAGGGAGCAGAAAATCGTGCCCAAGTCGATATATAACTCGATGATGGAGACGAAGAGCGCGCCGCAGGCGCTGTCCACGTCGCAGACGACGACGCCGGCGTCGAGCAGCGCGCCGCCGTCGCCCAGGCCGAAGAGGAACGCGCCGGTGAGTCAGCAGCAGGGTCAGCAGCCGACCAAGCGGAAACGCTCCGCTATCTTCATACCGCCGATGCCGACGGAGAACAATAACAATCCGGCGACGGAGGTGAGCATATGCAAGTTCAAGTTCACCGGCGGCGCCAAGCCCAGTCTGCAGGAGAAGAAGAGCCTGTCCGTTGACTCGGGCGGCAATTTCCGCTACTACAGCGGCACCGGCGACAAAAGCATGCGCGGTTACGAGTTCTTCCCGCGGGAGGCCCTCCAGCAGCCGGCGAGTCAATCCGGAGCCACTTCCGCCGCCGGGGCTTTTCTCAGCGCCGCCGGCGAGAGGATCCAGCCGGCGACGTGCCAGAGGAGTCCAGCCGGCCAGGACGACGGCCGGCGAAAGAGGAAAACCAGGAAGTCGCTGCAGCGCGAGAAGCTGGAGCAGACGTTCAAGGAGAAGGGCTTCCTCATACAGACGCAGCAGCTGGAGTCCGCGGAGGGGGCCACTTACTGCAAGTTTCGGCAGCTCAGGAAGTTCACCAGATACCTGTTCAGGAGCTGGAAGGACTATCTGCCCGGTAACGTGCGCGAACTGagcgtcggcggcggcggcgtcgccGCGATAGACGGCGACGcggtcgacgtcgacgtcgacggcGACGCCGCTCTCGTTCATTCTCCGCTTCATCGCGGCAGTCTGCTGGACGCGCCGAACACCTTCGTGGAGGATCATCGAACTTTGCCCCTCACGTGA